One stretch of Leadbetterella byssophila DSM 17132 DNA includes these proteins:
- a CDS encoding zinc metalloprotease — protein MGKYPRLHELLNSKIEEKKNARKSANEGVVRIPVVVHVIHNNANGALGGTNISDGQILSQIEVLNEDYRRKIGTPGYNNHPDGADMEIEFFLAPIDPEGRETNGINRVYSAKRSFSVLSDAYNLSDLAYWDSNRYLNIWVANLSGGYLGFAEFPFGNFEGLELQEVDEKIDGVIIDYRAFGRKMGAVEEPYNYGRTATHEIGHWLGLIHIWGDEYCGTDFCDDTPPAESANRTLTCNDILSNCRVRNSRNMIENFLDYTVDSCMNVFTNDQKARVRAILGISERRKQLVANADLFFEVQEPIVVKVLGNPVVGEHLECKIQVNQARDYSVEIVDPLGRKVYSKNFTSAFGQILKIPKKELGQGVRHLKVISGNLQFNYRLLVL, from the coding sequence ATGGGTAAGTATCCTCGTCTGCATGAACTATTGAATTCAAAAATCGAAGAGAAGAAGAACGCTAGAAAATCAGCAAATGAGGGGGTAGTCAGAATTCCTGTGGTGGTTCATGTGATTCACAATAATGCTAACGGTGCCTTAGGGGGTACTAATATCAGTGATGGGCAGATCCTTTCACAGATTGAGGTCCTCAATGAAGACTATCGTAGAAAAATAGGTACTCCCGGGTATAATAACCATCCGGACGGGGCAGATATGGAGATAGAGTTCTTTTTAGCTCCCATAGATCCAGAAGGAAGGGAAACCAACGGAATTAACAGAGTATACTCAGCCAAAAGAAGCTTTAGCGTATTGTCTGATGCCTATAATCTATCTGATCTAGCCTATTGGGATTCCAATAGATATCTAAACATTTGGGTAGCTAATCTCTCAGGAGGTTATTTGGGCTTCGCTGAATTTCCTTTTGGGAATTTTGAAGGACTTGAGCTTCAAGAAGTAGATGAGAAAATTGACGGTGTAATCATTGATTATCGGGCTTTTGGAAGGAAAATGGGCGCCGTAGAGGAACCTTACAATTACGGAAGAACGGCTACGCATGAAATCGGACATTGGTTAGGTCTGATCCATATCTGGGGAGATGAATACTGCGGAACGGATTTTTGCGATGACACACCTCCTGCCGAATCAGCTAACCGTACTTTGACTTGTAATGATATTCTTTCTAACTGCAGAGTACGTAATTCGAGGAACATGATAGAAAACTTCCTGGATTATACTGTGGATTCTTGTATGAATGTCTTCACCAATGATCAAAAGGCCAGAGTAAGGGCTATTTTAGGAATAAGTGAAAGGCGCAAGCAATTGGTGGCAAATGCGGACCTTTTCTTTGAAGTTCAGGAGCCTATAGTCGTGAAAGTATTAGGAAATCCAGTGGTTGGGGAACATTTGGAATGTAAAATTCAAGTAAATCAAGCCAGGGACTATTCCGTGGAGATAGTTGATCCTTTGGGTAGGAAAGTATATTCAAAAAACTTCACTTCGGCTTTTGGACAAATACTTAAGATTCCCAAAAAGGAATTGGGGCAAGGGGTGAGGCATTTGAAAGTCATTTCAGGAAACCTTCAGTTTAATTATAGATTATTAGTTTTATAA
- a CDS encoding PhoH family protein codes for MIEKSIKLEISNLNEFFGPQNENLRELNASFPQSKIVARGDEVFLKGSAQEISRIEDVFTRLIKYFEKFNVLPLKEVQNTLEGHKIDEYLNQDDIIVHGNRGLIVKAKTHNQKRLVEAVKENDIVFAIGPAGTGKTFTAVALAVKALKEKSVRKIIITRPAVEAGENLGFLPGDLKEKIDPYLRPIYDALDDMISADKLKGYLEKNTIEIAPLAYMRGRTLDNAFILLDEAQNTTPMQLKMFLTRMGPSSKIIITGDKSQVDLPKNQKSGLEEAARILRRIPGISFIELDGKDVVRHPLVVKILEAYEKADS; via the coding sequence TTGATAGAAAAATCAATAAAATTAGAGATATCTAACCTGAACGAGTTCTTCGGTCCACAGAACGAAAATTTGCGTGAACTTAACGCATCCTTTCCGCAGAGCAAGATTGTAGCTAGAGGGGATGAGGTCTTTCTAAAGGGCTCTGCACAAGAGATTTCGCGCATAGAGGATGTATTTACTCGTTTGATCAAGTATTTTGAGAAATTCAATGTTTTACCCTTGAAGGAGGTTCAGAATACTTTGGAAGGGCATAAGATTGATGAGTATTTGAATCAAGACGATATTATCGTTCACGGAAATAGGGGATTAATAGTTAAGGCCAAAACGCACAATCAAAAGCGCTTAGTAGAGGCGGTTAAGGAGAACGATATCGTGTTTGCTATAGGGCCTGCGGGTACAGGTAAAACCTTTACAGCGGTGGCATTAGCCGTGAAAGCGCTGAAAGAAAAGTCGGTAAGGAAGATCATTATTACTCGTCCGGCGGTGGAAGCAGGAGAGAATTTGGGTTTTCTTCCTGGAGATTTGAAAGAAAAGATAGATCCCTATTTAAGGCCCATTTATGATGCCTTGGATGACATGATCTCAGCAGATAAATTGAAGGGATATTTGGAAAAAAATACTATCGAGATTGCGCCTTTGGCCTATATGAGAGGTAGAACCCTGGATAATGCCTTTATTTTATTAGATGAAGCACAAAATACCACACCCATGCAACTTAAAATGTTTTTGACTAGGATGGGGCCGTCGAGTAAGATCATCATCACAGGTGATAAATCTCAGGTAGACCTTCCTAAGAATCAAAAATCCGGTTTAGAAGAGGCAGCAAGAATTTTGAGAAGAATTCCGGGAATATCTTTCATAGAATTAGATGGCAAAGATGTGGTGAGACACCCATTAGTAGTCAAAATCCTGGAGGCTTATGAAAAAGCGGATTCTTAG
- the dnaB gene encoding replicative DNA helicase, with translation MNETTQHISSLALRQSGVRLPHVVEIEAAVLGALLIDKDAINLIKESIIPDSFFVEEHRIIYQVILEMSEAGEAIDTLSVTRELRNRALIRQVGGPKFVASLTTHVNSASNIEFHAMIMAQAGIKREMIRVAQEIMHQGAENELDIFDLLNKTEQSFFKISERNIRKNYADAKTIMKSTISELESKKLSNNEGITGIPSGFRDLDGLTGGWQKTELIIIAARPGMGKTAFVVSAMRNAAVDHNKAVAIFSLEMSATQLMLRMISAEAELDSEKLRKGTLQPHEWEQLHHRIKKLSSSPIYIDDTPALSILELRAKCRRLKAQHDLQMVIIDYLQLMTGDAGAGVSNSREQEIATISRSLKNLAKELEVPVIALSQLSRAVETRGGNKRPQLSDLRESGSIEQDADMVMFLYRPEYYKIMEDENGNSTEGIGEVIIAKNRAGITETIPLQFIGKFTKFANLGEYNNSLGGGALSQFSGLDHFEAQASDSGFSTFKSKINTTPDVSSPDEEYPF, from the coding sequence TTGAACGAAACGACCCAACATATCTCCTCTCTCGCATTACGTCAAAGCGGCGTTCGCTTACCTCATGTAGTCGAAATTGAAGCCGCCGTACTAGGAGCATTGTTGATCGATAAGGATGCCATTAACCTCATAAAAGAGTCTATCATTCCGGATAGCTTCTTTGTTGAAGAACATCGCATCATCTACCAGGTCATTCTGGAAATGTCTGAAGCCGGAGAGGCTATTGATACCCTCAGTGTCACCAGAGAACTCAGAAACAGGGCACTCATCAGGCAAGTAGGCGGTCCCAAATTTGTAGCCAGCCTGACTACCCACGTAAACTCAGCCTCTAACATTGAGTTTCACGCCATGATTATGGCTCAGGCCGGTATTAAGCGAGAAATGATACGTGTGGCGCAGGAAATCATGCACCAAGGGGCAGAAAACGAGTTGGATATCTTTGACCTCTTAAACAAGACGGAACAATCCTTTTTTAAGATCTCCGAAAGAAACATTCGTAAAAATTATGCGGATGCCAAAACCATCATGAAAAGCACCATTTCTGAGCTGGAAAGCAAGAAATTAAGCAATAATGAAGGTATTACAGGTATACCGAGCGGCTTCCGTGACCTAGATGGACTTACGGGAGGTTGGCAAAAGACAGAATTGATCATCATAGCGGCTCGTCCAGGTATGGGTAAGACGGCCTTCGTGGTATCTGCCATGAGAAATGCTGCCGTTGACCATAATAAAGCTGTGGCCATCTTCTCTTTGGAGATGTCTGCCACGCAGCTGATGCTAAGGATGATCTCTGCAGAAGCTGAGTTAGATAGTGAAAAACTTAGAAAAGGTACCTTGCAGCCCCACGAATGGGAGCAATTGCATCATCGAATTAAGAAACTATCTTCCTCTCCCATCTACATTGATGATACACCTGCCTTAAGTATTCTGGAACTTAGAGCCAAATGCCGCCGACTAAAGGCCCAGCATGACTTGCAAATGGTCATCATTGACTACTTACAATTGATGACCGGGGATGCCGGAGCAGGGGTGTCTAACAGTCGTGAGCAAGAGATCGCTACCATCTCCAGATCCTTAAAGAACCTAGCCAAAGAATTAGAGGTACCCGTAATTGCCCTGTCACAGTTGTCAAGGGCCGTAGAAACCAGAGGTGGTAATAAAAGGCCTCAACTATCCGACTTAAGGGAATCCGGTTCCATTGAGCAGGATGCTGATATGGTAATGTTCTTATATCGTCCGGAATATTATAAGATCATGGAAGACGAGAACGGTAACTCCACTGAAGGTATTGGAGAGGTGATCATAGCAAAGAACCGTGCCGGTATTACGGAGACCATTCCACTTCAATTCATAGGTAAATTTACCAAGTTTGCTAACTTGGGTGAATATAATAATTCACTGGGAGGTGGAGCCTTGAGCCAATTTTCAGGCCTAGATCATTTTGAAGCCCAAGCCAGTGACTCGGGCTTTAGTACCTTTAAGAGTAAGATCAACACCACCCCTGACGTATCATCCCCTGACGAGGAATATCCATTCTAA
- a CDS encoding Gfo/Idh/MocA family oxidoreductase — protein MIRVGLVGFGLSGRHLQAPFFLTHPDFELRSIVTSQELPLPRFQGVHRLSQWEDLLSDPEIDLVSICSPSSTHKEYAIKALQAGKHVLVEKPVAANPTDVEEMFDTARKCGKVLSVFHNRRFDSDFLTVKRVIKSGILGEILSYEAHFDRYKPELNPKAWKEAPDPTNGILYDLGAHLVDQAITLFGLPERFSGSVYTQRENSSVDDAFHLNLQMGKVQVFLRSSLLVKDQGPKYIIHGSKGSFTKYGMDVQEDHLVKGMLPVDSEFGFEPKDNRAYLRTQIHGLEIEGRIDTERGSWYHFFSALAASINGPSEPLIKFEQMHKQLEILNAVKNV, from the coding sequence ATGATAAGAGTTGGTTTGGTAGGATTCGGTTTGTCAGGTAGACATTTACAAGCTCCGTTCTTTTTGACTCATCCTGATTTTGAATTAAGATCCATAGTTACATCACAGGAATTGCCTCTACCTAGATTTCAAGGGGTTCACAGACTAAGCCAATGGGAAGATCTACTTTCAGATCCTGAGATTGATTTAGTGAGTATTTGTTCACCTAGTTCTACACATAAGGAATACGCTATTAAAGCTTTACAGGCCGGAAAACATGTATTGGTAGAAAAGCCCGTAGCAGCTAATCCTACAGATGTAGAGGAGATGTTTGATACGGCAAGAAAGTGCGGCAAAGTGCTTAGCGTCTTCCATAATAGAAGATTTGATAGTGATTTTCTTACTGTAAAAAGGGTGATAAAATCAGGGATTTTGGGAGAAATTCTTTCTTATGAGGCGCATTTCGATCGTTATAAGCCTGAATTGAATCCTAAAGCTTGGAAAGAGGCACCGGATCCCACAAATGGTATCCTTTATGACCTAGGAGCACATTTAGTGGACCAAGCCATTACCCTTTTTGGTTTGCCGGAAAGATTTAGCGGTTCCGTCTATACACAAAGAGAGAACTCCAGTGTAGATGATGCTTTCCATTTGAACTTACAAATGGGAAAGGTACAAGTGTTTTTGCGCTCAAGTCTCTTAGTGAAGGATCAAGGACCAAAATATATAATACATGGTTCCAAAGGTAGCTTTACCAAATACGGAATGGACGTACAGGAGGATCACTTAGTGAAAGGAATGCTTCCTGTCGACTCAGAATTTGGTTTTGAGCCAAAGGATAATAGAGCTTACCTTAGAACGCAAATTCATGGCTTAGAAATAGAAGGAAGGATAGACACAGAAAGAGGAAGTTGGTACCATTTCTTTAGCGCCTTAGCAGCCTCTATTAATGGCCCATCGGAACCATTGATAAAGTTCGAACAGATGCATAAGCAATTGGAGATCCTTAACGCCGTGAAAAACGTTTAG
- a CDS encoding acyl-CoA dehydrogenase family protein: protein MERFPDFYGMEELLTEEQLLVRQSVHEFCQREIRPIIEDHAQKATFPRHLVPKMGEMGLFGPTIPETYGGLGADYITYGLMMQELERVDSGIRSTASVQGSLVMFPIFEFGSEAQKAKYLPKLASGEWLGSFGLTEPDFGSNPGGMLTHFREEGDFLILNGSKTWISNAPFCDIAVVWAKNEQGRIKGLIVERGMEGFSTPEIKNKWSLRASATGELVFDEVKVPKSNLLPGADGLRSPLKCLDNARYGISWGAIGAAVDCYLTAKQYALERIQFDKPIASFQLTQKKLAEFLTEITKAQLLTWKLGVNKNAGKASSAQISMAKRNNVAMALNIAREARQILGGNGITGEFSIMRHMNNLESVITYEGTHDIHLLILGQEITGIPAFK from the coding sequence ATGGAAAGGTTTCCTGATTTCTACGGCATGGAAGAGCTGCTTACTGAGGAGCAACTTCTAGTCAGACAGTCGGTTCATGAATTTTGCCAAAGGGAGATCCGTCCCATTATTGAAGACCATGCTCAGAAGGCTACATTCCCTAGGCATTTAGTGCCCAAAATGGGGGAGATGGGCTTGTTTGGTCCTACCATTCCAGAAACCTATGGGGGACTGGGGGCGGATTATATCACTTATGGTTTGATGATGCAAGAACTGGAAAGGGTAGATTCAGGAATCAGATCCACTGCTTCTGTTCAAGGCTCATTAGTGATGTTTCCCATATTTGAGTTTGGGTCTGAAGCACAAAAGGCTAAATATTTGCCTAAATTGGCCTCTGGAGAATGGCTAGGTAGTTTTGGTCTGACAGAACCGGATTTTGGCTCTAATCCGGGTGGTATGCTGACCCATTTTCGGGAGGAAGGGGACTTTTTGATACTAAATGGATCAAAAACCTGGATTTCCAATGCTCCATTTTGTGACATTGCTGTGGTTTGGGCAAAGAATGAGCAGGGTAGGATCAAAGGATTAATAGTTGAGCGCGGAATGGAGGGTTTTAGTACGCCTGAGATCAAGAATAAATGGTCGCTCAGGGCCAGTGCTACCGGAGAGTTAGTTTTTGATGAAGTTAAGGTGCCCAAAAGTAATTTACTGCCCGGAGCAGATGGATTAAGGTCTCCATTAAAATGCCTGGATAATGCAAGATATGGTATTTCATGGGGTGCTATAGGTGCGGCAGTAGATTGTTACCTTACGGCTAAGCAATATGCACTGGAAAGGATACAATTTGACAAGCCCATTGCTTCATTTCAATTGACCCAGAAAAAGCTTGCAGAGTTTCTAACAGAGATTACCAAGGCTCAATTGCTCACCTGGAAATTAGGAGTGAATAAAAACGCAGGTAAGGCCAGTTCAGCACAGATTTCCATGGCAAAAAGAAATAACGTAGCCATGGCCTTGAACATAGCGCGTGAAGCCCGACAAATTCTAGGAGGGAATGGAATTACCGGTGAGTTCTCCATCATGCGCCATATGAATAATTTGGAGTCAGTGATTACATATGAAGGTACACATGATATTCATTTACTGATCTTAGGTCAAGAGATTACGGGCATACCTGCCTTTAAATAA
- the lysA gene encoding diaminopimelate decarboxylase: MENTTLLELAENYGTPLYVYDGDVIAAKVERLRAAFKEVNMKIKYACKANTNISVLALMKKLGVDIDVVSPQEMKLALSAGFSPEQITFTSSGVGFDEIEACVNEGVLVNIDNLSTLEKFGQKYGSSLPVFIRIRPNVAGGGNEKISTGHGNSKFGIPIEQKGEILKLVNKYQLRIVGLHQHTGSDIKDGSTFVQAAEVMFELAKDFDNLQYLDFGGGFKVPYKEGDVETDMEDLGVQLSARFKAFCASYGRELELWFEPGKYLVSESGLLLASVNVVKNNPNGTLLGLNTGLNHLIRPMMYDAYHGVYNISKAKEEASKRYNIVGYMCETDDIAKDRTLPETEEGDIMAIRNAGAYGFTMASNYNSRFRPAEVLYYQGKSHLVRKRETMEDILKNQILIEL, translated from the coding sequence ATGGAGAATACTACATTATTAGAATTAGCTGAAAACTATGGTACCCCTCTGTACGTGTATGACGGAGATGTGATCGCTGCGAAAGTAGAGAGGCTGCGTGCGGCTTTCAAAGAGGTGAATATGAAAATCAAGTATGCATGTAAGGCGAATACTAACATTAGCGTACTAGCATTAATGAAAAAGCTAGGGGTAGATATAGATGTAGTATCTCCACAGGAAATGAAACTAGCACTTTCAGCAGGGTTTTCTCCTGAACAGATCACTTTTACATCCTCTGGTGTAGGGTTTGACGAGATTGAAGCTTGTGTAAATGAGGGTGTTTTAGTGAATATTGACAATCTTTCTACCCTAGAAAAGTTCGGACAAAAATATGGTTCATCACTACCTGTATTTATCCGTATTCGTCCCAATGTAGCAGGAGGAGGCAATGAAAAGATCTCTACCGGCCATGGCAATTCTAAGTTCGGTATTCCTATTGAGCAAAAGGGGGAGATTTTAAAGTTGGTGAATAAATACCAGTTGCGTATAGTGGGATTGCACCAGCACACGGGTTCTGATATCAAAGATGGAAGTACCTTCGTTCAGGCGGCAGAGGTTATGTTTGAACTAGCCAAAGATTTTGATAACTTACAATATCTGGACTTTGGCGGAGGCTTTAAAGTGCCGTACAAGGAGGGAGATGTGGAGACGGATATGGAGGATCTTGGAGTACAACTAAGTGCCAGGTTCAAAGCGTTTTGTGCATCTTATGGTAGAGAACTAGAGTTATGGTTTGAGCCGGGCAAATACCTTGTAAGTGAATCCGGTTTATTGTTAGCCTCTGTTAATGTAGTAAAGAATAACCCAAATGGTACTCTTTTAGGCTTAAACACAGGTCTTAATCATCTCATTCGCCCCATGATGTATGACGCCTACCACGGAGTTTACAATATCAGCAAGGCTAAAGAAGAAGCTTCAAAGCGCTATAATATCGTGGGTTATATGTGTGAGACGGATGATATTGCCAAAGACAGAACCTTGCCGGAAACGGAAGAAGGGGATATTATGGCCATCAGGAATGCCGGTGCTTATGGTTTTACTATGGCATCCAACTACAATTCCAGATTCCGACCTGCGGAGGTGCTTTATTACCAAGGGAAATCTCATTTGGTAAGGAAAAGAGAAACCATGGAGGATATCTTGAAGAATCAAATCTTAATTGAACTATAA